The DNA window gtaggtttacagttgtgagtatgcgaaaccagagtttattcttgcattattatttaattactgtattattttccactcaaacaactttaaacctatgtttgccccaccctgtatgttggatgttaaccccttattggatgtgcCATGggtgaatatcttctctcattcagcTCTGCTCAGTTTGTCATTATACTTTCTGactctttgttgaagtcctcccTAAATTCTTCTAGTCCACACTCaagtttcttttaattctttatcaGGCAAATTACTTATCTCCAATTTCCTTAGGGtttctttctggaaatttttgtttcttcattttggagATATTCTTCTGTCTTatcattttgtttgactttctgtttgtttatatGAATTAGACAAAACAGCTGTCTCTCCAAGTCTTGGAAAAGCAGCCACTGTGTAGGCTGTGTGTGCCAGGTGGTTTTTCCAGGCTGGCTGGGGCCGATCAGGTGCTTAAGGTGTccaggtggggaggctgggtgCACGTAGTGTTGTCTTATTGATTCTAATTGCTCCCTTTGTTCGGGGCCCAAATGGGCTCTAGTGATGGGTGCCAGTATGCACTTGTAGGCCAGAGCACCTGGATAGAGCCTCGCAAACCCTCTACAGAGGTGGGGGTAGTAAACCATGGCACTCAGGGGCACCTGGCCCCAGAGCACTCCCACAGCGCCCAAGCTCCTGCGGCTCCCCACCTTCTCCATACAAGTTCTCTCTTGTTTGTTGTACAGAGAGTGGCTTTGTGTATGCCTGGTGGGTTGTGGAAGCCTGTTGGAGCCAGGCTGGGCTTCCACTGCCTGGAGCACGGGCCTACATGGGTGGAGTGGCTCCCCAATGGGAGGCCGGGTGCTTGTGGGGAAGCCCTGTTGTTTCTGCTTGCTCCCAGAAAGGTAGGGGATCTTGCAGGTGGGCCACAGAACTCCTACCTGCCCAAAGGAAGTGGAGGGGTGTGTAGACAATGGCACTCACTCCCTGCTCCTTTGGCCCAGAAAGTCCCCACAGGGTTCCCCCCCATTCCCAACCTTCCTTGCTGGGTCGCTTTCTTTGTTTGTTCAGAAGCAATTCAGCCCTCAGGTGTCTCCCAGGAGTAACTGCTGTCTAGGGAGGGGTGGGTTCAGTACAGCCTTCTCTACAGGGCCTTCTTGCACCTCTCGCCTGTATTTtccatttccaatttttaaaaatttatattcaatCTGCCTGTTCTGTTTTCTTAGCAACTTACTCTATTCTTATGCTTTTGGTCCCTTCTTTTATTGCTTCAGCTGTTTTAAACAAACTTACTTTCTGTATTCTATTAGGTCCTTCTTGTGCCTGAAGTTTCTTGGGTTTAATCCTGCCTCATGTTCATGTTGCATGGTTTCCTGCTCTGTCTTTTAGTTTGGATCAGACTGTGAAATCAGACTCAGTGCTGCTTTGTCTGGGGAGTCCTGTTCAACCTCAGCTCAGGGTGGGGCCCTGCAGAACGGTTCTTCACTTGCTTCTGCGTGGCTATCACTGGCTGgggactcttttttttaaagggattGAATTTCTCAGCTTTGAGGTTGCTGGATCATCTTGGTCATATAAATTTAAATCCCAAACATTGTGAGCACAGGTTTGTGGTTACTAATTCTcaagaatcttttatttttttctacttggaCTTGGGCCAAGATACCTAAGTTTCTTTGGTTTTTCCCGGGGTTGGTGGACTGATTATTTTCGGATCTATCCTTGGTGTGAGCCCTCGCACTCTGAGGATCCCAGATCTCCTGAGGGCCCAGCCGGAGCTCCGTTTCCTGTGCAGGCCTGGCTGTGGGCACCTTCTGCCCAATCGTGGGGACTCCCTGTCCACACGTGGGCACTTCCTGTCCAAGCACTAAAATCCAAGCCCCCTGTCGCCAGGTGTGACAGTCTCCCCCAGCAGAGCAATTCTATCTATCCCCATATCTGGTcagctgtcatttttttcttcattaagatCACAGATATAATGcaaattatgctttattttatccAACATCTCTAGGTGGTAGTAGCCTGTGGGGTTTTAGGTTCTTACCTCAGGAAACTTGCTAGCCTTGTAAATCTGTGAGggttcttttctgtctttcctccccCCAGATATCAGGCCAGCATGGACTCCTAACCCCTCAGGCGCCATGACTTCCCACACAGGCTCACTCCTCAGTGACTAGGGCCTCGACAGAAGCAGCCAAGGTGTCATTTGCACTCTGGGGAATGAGACCCCTTCTTCCCCTAGAGCTGCTGCCAAGCTCTAGGGGAAGAACCTGTTGTTTGGAGCGGCACAGGTGGCCCAAGAGCATGGCTATTGGGAATGGGGAGGCTAAGGCTCAAATCCCAGCCTCCCTCTCATCACCTGTGTGGCCTCTGTGAGCCCCTTGCCCTCGAGAAGTCTGCTCCAGGATCTGTATAACGGTCATAACAGTGCTCGTTTCATGAGGTTCGGTGGCAGCTGATGAGCTTTACATTAGTGGTTAAGGGTGCAGGCCAAGAGCTAGCAGGCCTGAATTCAAACGTCACTTTCCCTCTTACCCTGGCCTTGGGCAAACCCTCCCAGActtggttttctcacctgtaaaatgagtatGTTGATGCTGACACCTCAAAGGTTGTTGCAAGGAAAGTAGATGAGCGTGCAAATTGCTTAGCTAGTGTTTTGTCTGTGAGAGCAAGTGCGCGAAAGGTGCTCCCCATTGTTATCCTGGCATCTTTGGACTTACGCATTCTCTTGAGCTGCCTCTTCAGCCTTTGAGACCTTCCGGTAGCAGTATACCATCTCGATGAGCAGCCACAAGGTGAGGAAGACCAGCAGGATGTACATCATGATTTCTGAGACGACAGAGGTGAAGTCCTCTCCAGCTgcaagaggaggggaggaggatcAGAAGGTGCATGTCCAGTAAACCCAGGGCTGTCACTGAGGTCAGAGTTATATGGAGTTTGGAGCGTGGCTTCAAAGAGCACTGGGTCTAAATGACTTCAAAAGGATGTCAGAGGAATTGCATACCCTCTGACTCTCCTGTCTGCTGGCTTTCCTACTGACTTTCATTAGGAGTTTGAAGGGAGGGGTGAGTGAGAGCAATGGGGGGTGGAAGAAGTTGCAGAGCAGTGGAAGGAATCCTAGAATCAAGGGAGATATCTAGAGTGAGGCCCCAGTTTTGCTACTTACTATTCACAGAGGTCTGTGAATAGTCATCTCCTTTatttgagactcagtttcttaatTTACAAGGTGatgataataatttatattattacatTACCTAATGGATTGAACACTATTTTGTGAAATTTAAATGTCTACATGGATGTAAGGAGTATGTCTCACTCAGTTCAACCTAGTATGTTGCCTGAGCTCAGGGTGGAGGAGGTGGCACCTCTAGGAAGAGTGTGATGGACACATGTCCAGGGCCCATGCAGTCAGCCCACGCTGTGACATGGACGTGCACTTGACAAGTCTGGATCAGAAGTGAGGGCCTCCCGAGCTCATACACCTGAACAGAAGTGAGTACTGGAGGGTTCCATGCACTAGTCAGACCATCCTCAAAGATCTGCCTGTGAAGCACAGATCTGAGCCTACCATTCCCCACTTAAAACCTTCAGTGTTCCATCCCGCCCTCAGACAAAGCCCAGTTTCTACTAATACAGCTTGCAAGGGCACACACAATCCAGCCTTTCTCGTCTAATTTCCATTCAGTTGCCCAGCAGAACTTCTCTTCTCATGCACATTGCGGTCTCTTGGAATCTGTGgacatttcttcttcctcttacctcttccttcttcctagaCTGTATCTCACATCCCACTGCTACCTCCATCCCAACATTCCCTCCTGCTTTTTGGTCTCCTGATCACTCTTTTAGATTCCATGGAAGCTCCCTCTGTTGGGAAACCTTCCTcggcacctcacacagttgttCACATCCGTCCTCAGGTGCTTTGTGCATCCATCCACTGTAACACTTCTTGGGCTATATTGTGATGTGTTGATCTCTCTTCTCTAGAGACTGCATGCTTACTGAGGAcacatctcatttatttctgaacTATCAGCATGTTGTCTAATCctagaatattcaaaatattccatcagtgtttgttgaatgaatataaatattgctctttttttgtttcatgaccaataaaaataagaattaaaacatGATACATGGCAAATGTCCTGATACATCTTCCTCATGGGAAGGAAGGCTGCAGCCATGCCTCCCCCTGCCAGCTCCCACCAGCTAATTAGATTCCTGGTCCTCAGTATTCATAGAGCCCAGGTCACTGGCAACACCCTGCTCTTTAAAAGCACAGGCAGCCAGTCATGACCTTTAGCTCCAGGGCCCTCCAGATTTCCTAATTGGAGCCAGAGGCTATAGACACAAcctgaggcccaggaggcccaggagaATGCAGCTAATAACCAGTGTCTTCTCACAGGCATCCGGTGGCCAGGTGGTAGTGTGCTCAGCAGAAAGCACATTCGCCCTTTGTAAATGCGGGAGCCCAGAAGTAGTGCCACAGGGAGCTGTCCTCAGTATTTTCAGTCACCTCTAGGTGCAGGGGCCTCAGATTTCAGTCTTAGAATTAAGAGGTGGGAGCCTAAAGCAGGATAAGGCCAGCTTGAACAGAGAGAGCCAGGAAGACTCTCTGGGTACAGGCACGAGGAGCGGGGGCGGAGCTCACGGTGGAGTGCAGAGCTCTGAGTGATGGGAGAGAGTAGTGAGGGTCGGCATGGGATCAGAGGGCTGCCTGGTGgtcacagagggaaaaggaggaggcaAAAGCAAGTGTCAGGAGCTGGGGCCGCAATGGCAGGAAAAGATGCGGTGGAGATAGAGTTAGCCTGATAGGTGAGGGATCTGGATTGCTTCTGGTGCGGGTTCGCTTCCTGTCCTTCAGTGAGGCCCCTTTCCCCGCGCTCTCTTCTCCCAGCTGCTCCGGCATGGCACCCTGCAATCAGCTAAGGAGTCATTTCAACTTGCCTGCGCCAGACGTACCCCAACGTGTAAGAGTGGTGCAGAGAGAACGCCCCACAACTCCTGGATTCAGTGGGGGGGTCAGGCTTCCTCCCAGCCCAAACATCCCGAGAGGCACTGTGGCTGATAGCAAACatgttttccttctatttttactTGAGCCTTGCTCTGGTGCCTGGTGTGCGCTGGCTCAGCGTTGCCATACTTTCCATCAGCGGCTGCACAAGGGTCTCTGGAGGCAAAATCCTGAGAGGGCAGGAGGTGGAGACAGAGAGGCCCCTTCCTAGCGTCTGGCAGTCATCAGCCAACAGTTCCTAATGGTGACAGTAGAGGGCGCCAGGTGCCCTTCTCCGGGGAGGGCCAGTGTGTAAACAGAAGAGGATAATGGACCTTGTGAACAGAAAAATGCCTTAGAGAGCTTGCAGTCCAGCCTCTTCATTTTACCCAAGaggagactggggtgggggtgggggcggggaggagtggCTCCCCACGTCTAGATTCAAGCGGCCTGTGAGTCCTCCTGCAGTTTCCGAATCGCCCTACTTTGTGTTTTAGTCATTTTGCCTAAATCATGACTTCTGTCGTTCGCATCCAAGTTTGCTGCATGAATTTTATTACAAAGCATGACAAAAACTAAATGTGCAGCCCAGAAGCTGGGGTTCCGGGGACCCTTTCCTAGGAAGAAGCCAATCTTTAATTtgacctcttctttctttctttcacacccCACACCTTTTGCCTGCTCACCACACTGCATCTTGGGGTCGCAGTAATGCTGAGGACGTGCTGGAAATCGATTGAGAGAGGCTAAGCGAAAGGGAATCGACTGCTCCGACGTGTGAAAGGCACATTTGCAAGGGGCTCGGAGCCCCCTGGGGAGCAGAGCAAAAACAGTGCATGAGCGCCTCTAAGTCGCACCCCGCAGTTTCTGCAGGAGGGTCACAACAGAGGCGTGGGAGTCAGGTTGGCGAAAGGGCTGCCCACCCTAACCAGGAACTTGCTGGGGAAAAGCTGAAGATTTCAAGTTACAAACTGGAGCGCTatcgatgtttctccttctcccagCAGAAAATGAGGTTATGTACGAGAGATGCCACAATGGGAACGGGGCTGCGGTGCGATCGTTGTGCAGAGGGACTGCCGACAAAAACCATCGGCCTCTGGCTAGAGCAGGGGTTCTCGGCGCGGTCTCAGCGGCCGCAGCATCCCTGGCAGCCTGTTAGACACGCACACTCTCAGACTCCACCCGCGGAGTCAGAAAGGCTGGATTGTAGAAGTCCTGCGGGGACGTTGAGGCTCGCTGAAGACGAGCACGGCTGGTTTGGAGGTACGCATGGCTTACACATGGGAGGGGACACTTCTCTGAGCCCACTGAGTCAGCCAGAGCAGATGCTGGAGCTGATTTGGCAGCTTCAGGCTTCGTGGTGGCTGTCCTCTGTCTCTAGGGACGAGAATCAGGGGACTAGTACCAGGTCATTTGTCATCTGCTCCATCGCCAAGCCTTTCTGCTTTGAGGAAAGGCTGGTTGGGCAGTCTGCATCCTGGCCACTAAAGGAAGACAAGTCAatggtgacatttttaaaaatcaccactcCAAAATACACGGGTGCTGTACTCTACAAGGGTCTCGTCTATGTGGAAACCCACTGCTCACCCTCTCCCAGGAGTAAGGGACCCTGGAGACCCCGTGCCCCAGCCTCACCCTCCTCGGTGACTCGGAGGGGGATTAGCCGTGTGGTCTTCACAAAGGGGCGATGACCCTCAAACTCAAACTCCCGGGACACGTTGCAGGTGTAGAGACCCGAGTCATTCAGGGTGACATTCAGCACAGTGATGGACACGTCCTGCAAGTCCTTGCTCCCATTCCATTGCAGGCGCCCTAGGAAGGGGCTCTCCACCTCCTGGTGGCCATTCCGATACTCGTAGATCTGCAGGGAGAGAAGTAGAGGGTAAGGCCCGGAGGGAAGATGGGGcaggagagcagggctggggtcAGGCCAGAGGAGACAAGCATACTTATGCAGCACAGGAGGAAAGGGGACGATGTCACAAGGATCTCCAGAATGTGGGGGTGGGATGAGGGGTCTCAGAGGGAAGAGGGCGAGAGCTAAGACAGGGAAGATGGGCAAAGGCAAACAGGTGTCAGGACATGAGGCCACAGCAAGGAGAGAAAGCACAGGAGGTGAGAGAAGCATACAGGAgatggggtggggcagtgggggccTGAGGGAGACAAAGGACTGACTGGGAGGAGacagaaagaacaagagagtGAGTTGTGTCATGAGGGTAGCCAGCGAGAGGACAAGGTGTTGAGACTGAGAGGCCGGCTCATCAGTCATGAAGACATCTGAAAGCCCTGGCCTTGAGCTTGGCACTCTGAGCTAGACCCCTCTGAGAGGATGCGGCCAGTCTGGGCCGGCAGCAGTGGGGTGTCTAGGGTGCTAAAATGGCCTGAGGGAGCAGAGAGCTACCGGCGGATAGGCACACATCAGGGATTTTGCTTCGGGCTGAGTTATAAGTGCAATGTGGTCTCTAAAATTCTTTTCTCAAACATTTCAGCTGTGCTATCCATTCTAGTGTCCACCTGCCATGTGTGGCTACttatattaacttttaaattactagaaagttaataaaatttaaaattcagtttctcagttgcaCTATCCACATTTTAAGGGCTTAATAGCCACATGCGGCCAGGGGCTACTGGACAGCAGGGATATGGAATATCGCCATCATCACAAAATTTCTGTTACCATTACTCTGTATTTGCAGCACAGTTTTAAATGTCTCCCTCCTTGGGAGCCTCTTTCCCCTCAGCTTGGGCAGGCCTGGGAGCAGAATAGGCAGCTGGCCCATGGCCAGGCCTGAGTCCCAGGGGCTCCTTTGCATCTGTCCAAGACATCCAGGTTCTCGAAACCTGGGCATTGGCCTCAGTCACAGCCAACCCTGAGCCAAGCGCTGGGAGGTCTGCTTGTCCCACTTTTGGCACCTGATCGGAGCAAACCTACATCAGGTGACACATACAGCCTAGCGGCAGCTATGACTTGCACTTGGGAAGCTACAAAAAAGAGCATGTGAAACATAGCTTCACCTGCTGCTGTTTCCATGAAAAGTCTCGGGGAGGGAGCTTGCCTCCAGGAACATGGGATCATGCAGTAAAGAAGGGCTTGTGTCAGTTGACCAACGTCCTGGTTCAACTAGAAGCTCTCTTCCTGCCTTAACTTTTTTGAGCCCCAGTTGCCTCATTgatacatgtatttttctttagcaGACACTTACATAGTGCTTCCTATATTCTAGAACTATTCTAAATGCACTAAAAACTAAAGCCCATGATTCCTGGTAACAACTCTATCATGTAGCTGTGGGTTATAGCCCTGTTTTagagatgagtaaactgagtcacagagaggttaaacaatTTGTCCAAGGACATCCAAAGCTAATGGTTGTGCACCCCGGCAGCCTGGCTTCACAAACAGTGGAAGTGTGAATAATGGTCGTCCCCAGGGTGGCAGTCCACGTTTATCACAACTATTTTGGCACTGGCCCCAACCACTCAGAACTGACTTTGGCCAGCACAGGAGCAGAGAGAGTCTGGGAGGCTCCCTGCTCTGTCAGGCGCTGCTGCTTTCATTCTCAGGTCATGGGGAGGCTTGGGGGCTCCCAATGGGAAGGGGGGGGTGCCTGGGCAGTTTGGCGCAGGCGGCACCCACCACAGAACTATGTAAACGTTTTACCCGCCGACGTGGCTGCACTGCATGTACCAGCTGACAACCAGCCTTGGCCATCCCTGTAATTCTCATTTCACTGGGGCAGCAAGTTAAGTGAGCTAACCTGTGCTCTCTTATCCAACGATGCTTAGTGTCACAGGGGTAGCCAGCGAGAGGACAAGGTGTagagaggcagaggcagctcATCAGTCATGAGAACATCTGAAAGCCCTGGCCTCGAACTTGACACTTGGAGCTGGTCCCCTCCAAGGGTTCATGGGCGCTCTGGACCAGGCCACAGCATTCAATTTTTCTACTAGTTTAATCCATCTAATAAGACAGTgtagaagattaaatgaaaaccCTGCAAAGTGCCTAGTCAAATGACTAGCACACAGTAGGCTTTGAATATGATTTGTCTCTTTCTACCTCCTCTGGTGTGCCTGGGACTGTGACCAGGACTGCCAGCAGCCGGCCGAGTGTCCTTTCTCAGAGGCTGGGGTGAGCAAAGGCTGCCGGTTGCTGGCTCTCTGCTGAGGGGCTGCCTGTGCTTTGAGGAGAAAGGACCACTGTTTGTCAGATCATCAGTTCCCAGCCTCTCGGGAGCTGCGCCCACAGCACAGAGGCCAGAGTCGCAGTGAGACGTACCAGGAAGTCTTTGCCGCCCTCGGGCCTGTAGAACCACTCCACCACCGTGGCGGCCTCCACCTCCTCCCGCTTCATGCAGGAGATGCAGCGCAGCTTCATGGGGTTGCCCTGGACGGCCTCAGTCTCCGAGGGCACCTCCACGCACACGGGGAAGCACACACTGGCTGCAGAGAGGCCGGGCGGCAGGGAAGGGATGCCGGGAGGGGGGTGtcggagaacaagagggagagaagggacagagaggaaggatcATGAGATAAGCTTGAAAATACCATGTACAGGGGTGTGTACCTGTCCCTGTGCTCCCAGAGTGTGCATGCTCACAACAGACAaggagggggatggaggaggcCCGGGTGATGTCTCCCAGGAAGCAGTGGGGATGAGACGCAGCACACACTGAGCCCTGCCCTCGAAGGCGTCTGATCTGGGTGGGAGACAGGGCTGCATCCATCCTTCCACTGACCAGCCAGCACCACTGAATCTGCTCTGTGCCTGGCGGTGCTCCGCTGAGATACAGAGAGGAACAAACACCAGCCGTGCCCTACAGACAGCTGTGATCCAGCAGGGAACACATACTCCTAAGTGTCCCTAAACCAGGCCCTGGTGAGTGACAGATCAGTGGCTGCTTGTCCCAGAGGAGGGGAAGTGATTCCTGctgaggctggggagagagaaagagaaggatgcTGGGACCCGGGACAGAAAGGACTCTGTTGTGAAGACCACTGTGTATGCTTCATAGCGTGAGGGTCAAATGTTTCAAAGTCATGGAGAGATGTAATGATATCTGTGTGTTCAGAAAAATGTGGGTAATTCTTATGCATGGTGGCAGCTGGGGTAGCACAGAGGAAAGTGGTGAGCTGACTGGCCACGAGGCTGGAGCAAGGCTGTAAGCAGAAGTAGAGAGACCAATTTAAACACTCAGAGGATTTGGGGACACTTGCATACTGCGCAGAGGTCTGGACTCACAGTTTCTGCCTCTAGAAATGCTCAGCCCAAAGGAAGAGGCCAGTGCATGAGACTGCAAATCCAGAGCGAGTCCGTGGTGGGCTGTGGCTGGCAGCAAGGCCAGTGCACATGTGGCTGCATGAGCAGGTAAAAtgtgagaaagaaggggaagccGTTCCTCTGCCCTGTGCAGAGCTCATTGGACCTTTAGGGTCAGTCCAGGGTGTCTGGCTTTACAAAATTAAGTGGTCAGCAAGGGCACGCCCAGAGGGCAGCAGGGTGAAGAAGGTCTGGGGTCCCAGTCTGGTGAGGAGCGGGTGGGAGGATGCGGGGTACTCAGCTTAGTCACGGAACTTAtttgtcttcaaatatttgaaggctCCTCTGTGGAAGATAAAATAGATTCTGTCCAAATGTTACAAGAAATTCAGTTtagctcaatttaaaaaaaaaggattttctgGAGCTGAAGCTGTTCACCAATGCAAAAAACCTATTTGGTAAGAGAGTTTGCACTTCATTGCACAGAAGACTCACAAGGGAGGTGACCACCAAGGGTTCCCGTATCAAGACCTCTGAGGCCCCATCTGGTGCTACCTTCTCATGAATTCATAACAAAGACAGAGCCCCTAAAACTGTCAAACAATGCACATTCTTGACATTTGAAAACTAGTCCACTGTAAACAGTCAGTCTGCTCCTCTACTGGCAGACGGTTATTTCTAAAAGCAGAGGAAAGcaccctgaccactgtggcttagttgggtgttgtcctgcaaagcaaaggatcgtaggttcaattcctggtcagggcaccagcctaggctgtgggtttggtccctgatcagCGTATGTGCGAGAGGCACATGAGAGAggcgcgtgcaagaggcagccaatcaatattttttctcacatcgatgtttctctccctctctttctccctcccttcccctataaataaataaataaataaataaataaataaataaataaataataaataaaattaaaaacagaggaaAGCTTTATTTAGAGCTTAAAATGAGACTGATCAATTAACtttgaataaaaaatgaagtatcaTCTTTGACGGACTAAGAAGGcaacaaatttcatttttaaacacagAGTCTATAAACTGGTGGCCCTAACATAAAGTCTAAAAAAGTCGGTAAGAGGATCCCTTTAATGGGCACATGTCTCGGGAGAACTGGTCTGCGATGAGCTTGAAGCCGTGATTACAGGCCtggttttaaaaaagggaagaaagaaaaaggaggtgTGGTGTATTCACAAGTTTGGGAGTGGCTAGAGATGTAAAGAGTGTGTACTCATATTTAGTGAGATGTGGTGAAGATAACTTAGTTCGATTACGAAGGCTCGAAAAGCAGAATAGAAAAATGTCCCAAGGATTGTCTGGTCAGAACTACAGAGGCAAGATGAAGATGGTATGTGGCAACTGAAGGACTGGGTTTGAAAATAATACTTATCTAATAGATTTGCCATGAGAGTTCTGTGGAATACTTTACGCAAGTGTGCTTCATGCCAGTGTCACTTGTTAATGCTGTTTTGCCCTTCGTGAATCTGGTCACTACTCAGCAGGTGTGCCGAGTGTGTTGTGTGCCAGccctgagaatacagcaggggaCGCACAGAAGCCGTCTCTGCTCTCACGGAGCCGACGTTAGAGTGGAGACAGAGAACATGCAACTTCACATTGTAGTAAGTGCTGTGaggagaaacaaaacagaacaggagAGAGAGTTCGTGAGATTGCTGGAGACTGCCTCACTGAGACCGGCTCACAGAGAAGGGCGGAGCAAGCAGGTGCTGAGGGCAAGAAACGAGGGAGTGAGGTATGTGGCTACCTGTGTGAAGGTTTCCCCGAACAGAGGACAGAGCGGCTCAGAGGCCTAGGTGGGGGTGTGTTTGTGGAAAGCAAAGAGCTCTACAAAGTGCAGGGAAAAAGGTGAGACTAGAAGGAGACAAGGCAGGAGGCGTAAGCCAGGGCCAGATCATGGCGGGGCTTGCAGGCCATGGTTAGAACTTAGGCTTTTGCCCAGAGTGACAGGGGAGCCGAGAGGGCTCTGAGTGGAAGAACGGCTGATCTCATTTACAGAAAACTGCATGACATGACTGCTATGTTGAGAATAAACTAAGGaggcaaggaagtgaagggtaaGAGCAAAAATAACAGTTAAGAGGCTGGTACAGAGATCAGCCTGAGAGACATTCAACGGTCTTGCGTGGATGAAGGTGGTAATGGAGCTGCTGGGGTTTGAAAAGGAATAATCTGCTGTATTATCATCCTTGAGTAGTTGAGAGGTGACGCGCTCTAGTGGAAAAGATGAATTGGCCCGAAACAGGAGCACAGTTAGTTCATTTAAAGctgaaggaggaaggcagaatatgggcagccggggtggggaACATGGTGTGGCAGCCCCACTTTCCCCTGTGCTGCCCCTGAGGGGGCAGTGATCCCAGCTTCCTTCAGAGAGCAAGCCCCGCCGATCCCTGCTCTGTGCAGGTTGGCAGCCCAGAGACCCCTCATGAGGCCCTGGGCAGTATTCTGAAGTGGCCTCGAAGTCCTCTTGCCCTGTTTGCCTGCCCTTTGCACCATGACTGGCTGCCCCTTCCATCAAGAGGTGAGTCTGG is part of the Desmodus rotundus isolate HL8 chromosome 7, HLdesRot8A.1, whole genome shotgun sequence genome and encodes:
- the SCN3B gene encoding sodium channel regulatory subunit beta-3 isoform X2 codes for the protein MPAFNRLFPLASFVLVFWASVCFPVCVEVPSETEAVQGNPMKLRCISCMKREEVEAATVVEWFYRPEGGKDFLIYEYRNGHQEVESPFLGRLQWNGSKDLQDVSITVLNVTLNDSGLYTCNVSREFEFEGHRPFVKTTRLIPLRVTEEAGEDFTSVVSEIMMYILLVFLTLWLLIEMVYCYRKVSKAEEAAQENA
- the SCN3B gene encoding sodium channel regulatory subunit beta-3 isoform X1, producing MPAFNRLFPLASFVLVFWASVCFPVCVEVPSETEAVQGNPMKLRCISCMKREEVEAATVVEWFYRPEGGKDFLIYEYRNGHQEVESPFLGRLQWNGSKDLQDVSITVLNVTLNDSGLYTCNVSREFEFEGHRPFVKTTRLIPLRVTEEAGEDFTSVVSEIMMYILLVFLTLWLLIEMVYCYRKVSKAEEAAQENASDYLAIPSENKENSVVPVEE